A section of the Gloeobacter violaceus PCC 7421 genome encodes:
- a CDS encoding DUF433 domain-containing protein produces MALLEQDQQIIRRTFTVSAVVVAFVSAVLVVALALFVTGSLSQVNWLIWAAAGVVTSVLLEWLLSGVAKWQYSTRARKLQKLQFQLKQLKLYASSTKEFALFISESILMFLIFTGIASFFLIQLSLVPKNGSNTIWHFLQACVYIGIFVFGMHRGLNALTTIRQIRNYSPSVASLRKEIKELGIATHPVDVASTSGEDVLLSAADSGSLIVKSADIKNGSARIAETGVTVKKIVSYYKLGLDPQEIVR; encoded by the coding sequence ATGGCTCTACTTGAACAAGACCAGCAAATCATAAGACGAACGTTTACAGTCTCAGCTGTGGTAGTGGCTTTCGTTTCTGCAGTACTGGTGGTTGCGCTGGCACTGTTTGTTACTGGTTCGCTCTCACAAGTCAACTGGTTGATCTGGGCTGCTGCTGGGGTCGTAACCAGTGTATTACTTGAGTGGCTGTTGAGTGGAGTAGCTAAGTGGCAATATTCCACTAGAGCAAGAAAACTACAAAAACTGCAGTTTCAGCTGAAGCAACTCAAGCTTTATGCAAGCTCAACAAAGGAGTTTGCACTTTTTATTTCTGAATCAATACTCATGTTTCTTATTTTTACAGGAATAGCTTCTTTTTTCTTAATTCAATTGTCTTTAGTACCAAAAAATGGCTCCAACACCATCTGGCATTTTCTTCAGGCCTGTGTTTACATCGGGATATTTGTTTTTGGAATGCACAGGGGGCTGAACGCACTTACAACTATTAGACAAATTCGAAACTACTCGCCGAGTGTTGCAAGTCTCCGGAAAGAAATAAAGGAGCTAGGGATCGCGACGCATCCCGTGGATGTGGCCAGTACTTCTGGGGAAGACGTTCTATTATCGGCAGCTGATTCAGGTAGCCTGATTGTTAAATCTGCTGACATCAAAAATGGTAGCGCCCGTATTGCTGAAACTGGCGTGACCGTGAAAAAGATCGTCAGTTACTACAAACTGGGTTTGGATCCACAGGAAATCGTGAGATAG